One window of the Leptospira koniambonensis genome contains the following:
- a CDS encoding tRNA dihydrouridine synthase, translating to MIRIGSVEIPGWLAMSPMAGISDSPTRTMARRYGSAFSYTEFVSTDSLAVGSKKALSLLRFREEERPITFQIFGNKLEIIVDAAKRIRELNPDIIDLNMGCPARNVSMRGSGVGLLRKPVYAGKIIEEMRKTLDIPVTAKIRLGWDDTSRNYMEVSRILEESGVMAISVHGRTREMGYSGKADWDAIADIKSERKVPIFGNGDVSSYEEAVRRKEESKVDGVLVGRNSIGNPWIFSNIKKENLSFEEIISTTLSHLQLMRETFGDKYGLILLRKHLVRYIQSRKEVEPMRLELLKMEDPEKLIGILLGVLEESKVLV from the coding sequence ATGATCCGCATCGGTTCTGTCGAAATTCCCGGTTGGTTGGCCATGTCGCCGATGGCCGGGATCAGTGATAGCCCGACTAGGACCATGGCCCGCAGATACGGATCTGCATTCTCCTATACCGAATTTGTTTCCACAGACAGCCTCGCTGTAGGATCTAAAAAAGCATTATCTCTATTACGTTTTCGTGAAGAAGAAAGACCAATAACTTTCCAGATCTTCGGTAACAAACTTGAGATCATAGTAGACGCTGCAAAAAGAATTCGCGAATTAAATCCTGATATCATCGATCTAAATATGGGCTGCCCTGCTCGAAATGTTTCTATGCGAGGATCCGGTGTGGGGCTTCTCCGCAAACCTGTATATGCAGGAAAAATAATAGAAGAAATGAGAAAGACGCTGGACATTCCAGTGACTGCAAAGATCCGTCTGGGCTGGGATGATACTTCTAGAAATTATATGGAAGTGTCCAGGATTTTAGAAGAATCAGGAGTGATGGCAATCTCAGTTCATGGAAGGACCCGCGAAATGGGCTACTCCGGAAAAGCAGATTGGGATGCGATCGCGGATATAAAATCAGAAAGAAAAGTTCCTATCTTCGGAAACGGTGATGTAAGCAGTTATGAAGAAGCGGTTCGCAGAAAAGAAGAATCTAAGGTAGACGGAGTTCTTGTTGGTAGGAATTCCATCGGGAACCCTTGGATATTCTCAAACATAAAAAAAGAAAATCTAAGTTTCGAAGAAATAATATCCACAACCTTAAGTCATTTGCAATTGATGAGAGAAACTTTTGGAGATAAATACGGTCTTATCCTCCTCCGAAAACATCTGGTGCGTTATATACAATCCAGAAAAGAAGTGGAGCCTATGCGACTCGAACTTCTTAAAATGGAAGATCCTGAAAAACTGATCGGTATTCTTTTGGGAGTTCTGGAAGAATCGAAAGTTTTAGTCTAA
- a CDS encoding multiheme c-type cytochrome has protein sequence MKFKTLSIGIILAFALILISIVNLSSENFQNRLEIVLGLEKGLHAVNFDPNKDSIRDRYTGKILGSASDCKVCHKQVYENWSASRHKVAHTNSLYQHSFTIEPMQWCENCHAPLRNISSQTIYKREEGISCNVCHVRKGEIITKELPKSDQLYHKYNVVEEFGTEKLCESCHQFNFPTWASLSDQAKPIQYSDLVMQGTKDEWSGSGFAKESDCIDCHLAPGSKRSHNFRGGHGIENLKESLYVELKYVSSKTILVQVHSIGIGHAYPTGDLFRALRLKVFSDTGKLHEEFLLRKLYKITSKEEREKQSAPKKLIYDSRIPAPEEGQNSAVKEFYLELQERPVSLKIELWIDYLNDIEKILTPMNKKETMKIILKKTVIVQEREKFTGKESG, from the coding sequence ATGAAGTTTAAAACTCTTTCGATCGGCATTATTTTAGCCTTCGCTCTTATCTTAATTTCTATAGTTAACTTAAGTTCAGAAAATTTTCAAAATCGATTAGAGATAGTATTAGGTTTAGAAAAAGGTTTACACGCAGTAAATTTTGATCCAAATAAAGATTCGATCAGAGATAGATATACCGGAAAAATTCTAGGATCCGCATCTGATTGTAAAGTTTGTCACAAGCAAGTCTACGAAAACTGGTCAGCTTCTCGCCACAAGGTAGCTCATACAAATAGTTTGTACCAGCACAGTTTTACTATTGAGCCAATGCAATGGTGTGAAAATTGTCATGCACCTTTAAGAAATATCTCCTCTCAAACTATTTACAAACGAGAAGAAGGTATATCTTGCAATGTGTGCCATGTAAGAAAAGGAGAGATCATCACAAAAGAACTTCCTAAATCGGATCAACTGTATCACAAATATAATGTCGTCGAGGAATTCGGGACAGAAAAACTCTGTGAGTCCTGCCACCAATTTAATTTTCCTACATGGGCCTCTTTATCAGATCAAGCCAAACCAATACAATATTCAGATCTTGTAATGCAGGGAACTAAAGATGAATGGAGTGGTTCTGGGTTTGCAAAGGAATCTGATTGTATAGATTGTCATTTGGCTCCTGGTTCTAAAAGATCTCACAATTTTAGAGGTGGCCATGGTATCGAAAACTTAAAGGAAAGTTTATATGTAGAATTGAAATATGTTTCTTCTAAAACAATTCTAGTACAAGTTCACTCGATCGGGATCGGACATGCTTATCCTACTGGAGATCTTTTTAGAGCATTAAGATTAAAAGTTTTTTCTGATACAGGCAAATTACATGAAGAATTTCTACTTAGGAAGTTATATAAGATCACTTCTAAAGAAGAGAGAGAAAAACAATCTGCACCTAAAAAACTAATTTATGATTCAAGGATCCCTGCACCTGAAGAAGGCCAAAATTCAGCGGTAAAGGAGTTTTATTTGGAACTACAAGAAAGACCTGTTTCTCTTAAAATCGAACTTTGGATCGATTATCTAAATGATATTGAAAAAATACTCACACCCATGAATAAGAAAGAAACGATGAAGATTATTCTGAAGAAGACAGTGATTGTCCAGGAAAGGGAAAAATTTACAGGAAAAGAATCCGGATAA